ACAGGGGCTGGTTGTGCTGCAGTGATGGCAAACTCCAAGAGTTCAAATATCAGAAATTTCATGTATTCAGGAAAGCATCCTTTGCTTCCTCCGAAAAGTCCATTTCCTAGCGTTTCCCCGTCTTATGCAGATTATGTCCTCAGTCCTGCATTTGGATCAAAAACTGTTCAGAAGCCTAGAGAGGGAAATGCACATCACCAGCGAACTTCCTCGGAGAGCCTTCTTATAGAGGAACAACCTTCTTGGCTTGATGATCTCCTTAATGAGCCGGACACACCAATACGCAGAGGAGGTCATCGTCGTTCATCAAGTGACTCATTTGCATATGTGGATACATCTAATGCTTCTAACATTGATTACGCAGCTCAAGACGAGTACAAATATCATCATATGATTTCCTCACCCTCTTGGGGATCTCACGACTTTGATCCCCAAAAAGATTTACGACATGCTTCATTATACACTGAACTGAACTTGGTGAAGCAGAAGAATAAGGCATGGGAGTCTTCTTTGAATAGTGTAAATAACATGAGCAGCCTTCCTTCTGTCAAGGATAACATTGTTCTTCAGAGTTCAGGATCATTATCTACACCACAAGAAGCAGATGGGTTTGCTTCTACTGCAAGTGAAAAGCAGGATCCGGTTGAATCTGGTCCACATGATCCAAAGGCTTCTTCTGAGAAAAAAGACAATTCTAATGCTAAGCTTTATGCATCTGAGACGGATGCAAAACGCGCTAAACAGTATGTagttgattaaaaaaatttttttcTACACCCATACTGATTTACCTCATAGTAACATAGAAATATTAATCTTGCATAATCTTTGGTTGTCTCTTTGACCTGCATCTAGTTTTCTTTATCCAGTTTTTGCATATGTTTTCGAGTTGAAATAAACACCCACCCTCTATCTCACTCTCACAATCATGGGTGGCTGCTTTATGAAAACTCTTAACTGTAGCTAGAATGCAAAGAATGTTGTTTACATTAACATTAGTATGACTACTGTTCCTTTAAGCTAAGCTTATGCAGTCAATTGCATattaaatgcaaagaaaaaggggaaagTGGTTCAATGGAGTTATAAGGACACAGGAATGAATAGTCTCCTACGCCCGGTACACAATACATTGGCTGTACTTGGTTGCTTGTGTGTAACTTGGTGCCATATGGGGATTAGGGATTGCATTCCCACATTTAGTTTGTTACAGTGCAACTTCAAGTGCATCCATACAAGCATACATTAATGCATAAAACTTGCGTACAAAGTAAAACACATCACATTAATATATTGGAAGCATTTAAGGATGTAAATGGCTGTAAATGCACAAACCTGGTCTTAAATTGCAATATGTCAAACCTGTTTTGTtcttagttttcttttatttttgacattttaAGTCTTTTGTTCCGCCATATTTGTTAGGAATTCCAGTTATGAAAAACTGGATAATCAAAATACTGTGAGCTGGGAGATGTGATCTGGGTTCTGGCTGAGGGGGTGGTAGGAAAATCTAGTAAAACTCCTGCTCTGGACCAGGTCAAAAACATTAACAGTTTTACAAGGAAGTTGGAGTGGTACTGTCATGATGTTTATTGCTACTGGGTTTACTTGAAATCTTAGATTTAATTGTATGCCTGTAGCTATACTGTTAGTTTCTTATAATACTGGTGGCATCTATTagataataaatattttgtactTATGCTTTGTAGGAGGCTTACATCGTTTAGAGATATTCCAATACCTGTATTACAACAAAATCACATgtcatttctttttgtttaatatttcCTTTGAATATGCGGTTCTTGCTTCTTTATTGCTTTAAGTCCAAAATTTGGGAAGAGGGTGAAGGATAGAAGAAAGGTGGTAATGGTAAAAGGGAAATAGCTTTTCTAATCTTAGCTGTGAGTTAGAGAGGCATTTCCTGTCTTTCTATAATGTATAAAGGTGCAGGCTGCAACTGTGGTAATCTAGAGGGCCCATAATTGAGCACTACCTATTGTTCTGCTCTACAGCCTGCTCCTCGGAGTTGAGCCTGATGATTCCTTTAGTTTGTTGAAACTGCAAGCCATAATCTAGGTCATTACTATTATGCATATGCATCAGTGGTAAATTATGAATCAGAGTAGTTTAGATCACTTGGTATTATGCATGATGTTGACCAATATCCGGCCACTAGTGTTGGGCTGCGCAATAGCTTAGATCACCTGGTATTGTGCATGATGTTGACCGGTATGCGGCCACTCGTATTGGGCTGAGTAGCTGTAAAGCATTGTAAATTAAACGTACTACATAAGAATTACCAGTGATTACTCTTAATTTGGGAAGACATTACAGCTAGAGGAGGAAAAGCTAAATGTTAAGTAGTATTTATCGTCCCTTTAGCTTAATATCTTGTACTCTCCTTAATATTAACAATAAAGGGGAGGAAGACAGTTGAATGTGAAGGATCGGACTAGGACAGTCCTTTTTCTCTTAAAGGCATGAATCTAGGCTTGTTCATGTCCCAAGAGTAATTCACTTAAGGGGCTGTCTCCATAAGTTTGAGGGTTTAGATTGAGAGATGTGAATATGCTAATACGGAAAATCTTTAGAGTCAAAAACTTTACTTTGAGGATGCAACAGTAAGCTAATGCATTTAAATCGtaatttgtcattttattatttatacataaaataTGGCAGTTCACTGTTTCAAGGaatcaaaacaaattaataactTTGAGAAATTCTGCAAATTATAATGTCAGTTTCCTTGTAACAGTTGTTCATAATTCCAGAAACTTGATTGGTGTCTTCCATAATGGAATATAAATTATACGTATGGAGACTGAAATACTATTTACTGCAGGCAATTTGCTCAACGCTCACGGGTTCGAAAACTTCAATACATAGCTGAGCTGGAGAGGAATGTACAGGCTTTACAGGTAAGTGTCACCAGAAGCTTGAAGTACTGTATTTAAGTATTAAGATTGAATTGGTACTACATTGAGTggttttatgaaaaatttaTATTGTTCTTGTATGTGTTACTCTACAGGCAGAAGGGTCTGGAGTTACAGCCGAGCTGGAATTTCTCAACCAGCAGAATCTGATTCTGAGCATGGAGAACAAAGCCCTCAAGCAGCGCTTAGAAAGTATAGCACAGGAGCAACTTATCAAATACTGTAAGCTTCTACCTTGAATGTTCAGGTTTTGATAATCTGTCCATTTTTCTGCTTCATCTGTCTAGGAGAAAATGTTTGGAATAAAATCAGTTATGTGAAGGATGAAGCTCTT
The window above is part of the Prunus dulcis chromosome 1, ALMONDv2, whole genome shotgun sequence genome. Proteins encoded here:
- the LOC117614374 gene encoding uncharacterized protein At4g06598-like, whose translation is MANSKSSNIRNFMYSGKHPLLPPKSPFPSVSPSYADYVLSPAFGSKTVQKPREGNAHHQRTSSESLLIEEQPSWLDDLLNEPDTPIRRGGHRRSSSDSFAYVDTSNASNIDYAAQDEYKYHHMISSPSWGSHDFDPQKDLRHASLYTELNLVKQKNKAWESSLNSVNNMSSLPSVKDNIVLQSSGSLSTPQEADGFASTASEKQDPVESGPHDPKASSEKKDNSNAKLYASETDAKRAKQQFAQRSRVRKLQYIAELERNVQALQAEGSGVTAELEFLNQQNLILSMENKALKQRLESIAQEQLIKYLEQELLEREIGRLRTLYQQQQQHHQQQQQQQQPSSSHRRSNSKDLDSHFANLSLKHKDANAGRDPVTGTLRI